The Agromyces mariniharenae genome includes a window with the following:
- a CDS encoding thiamine pyrophosphate-dependent enzyme — protein MAARERAFTAPTVQLLTPTGELRPTPEAEAYLPLVEALPDDLLERFYRDMLVSRRIDVAGANLQRQGQLALWVPSHGQEAAQVGSAHAARPQDHIFPSYREHVVGMIRGLDPVNILSLLRGATLGGWNPAENGNFHLYTLVLASQTLHATGYAMGVQFDGLSGTGDPETDTAVLVYYGDGSTSQGDASEALLFASSYQTPQVFFIQNNQWAISVPVSRQSRSPLSLRGGGFGMPGVRIDGNDVLISYAVTRQSLEEARAGEGPSLIEAETYRMGAHTTADDPTKYRTDAEVAYWAERDPITRYRAWLEGRGASAAFFDDADSEAADAAADVRRRALDLPAPTREKIFAHVYSEPHPLMDEELAWLESYESGFEGGAA, from the coding sequence GTGGCAGCCCGCGAGAGAGCCTTCACCGCGCCGACGGTCCAGCTCCTGACCCCCACCGGAGAACTCCGTCCCACCCCCGAGGCGGAGGCCTACCTGCCCCTCGTCGAGGCGCTTCCCGACGACCTGCTCGAGCGGTTCTACCGCGACATGCTCGTCTCGCGCCGCATCGACGTCGCGGGTGCGAACCTGCAGCGCCAGGGCCAGCTCGCGCTCTGGGTGCCGAGCCACGGGCAGGAGGCCGCGCAGGTCGGCTCGGCGCACGCGGCCCGCCCGCAGGACCACATCTTCCCCTCGTACCGCGAGCACGTCGTCGGCATGATCCGCGGGCTCGACCCCGTGAACATCCTGTCGCTGCTGCGCGGCGCGACCCTCGGCGGGTGGAACCCCGCCGAGAACGGCAACTTCCACCTCTACACGCTCGTGCTCGCGTCGCAGACGCTGCACGCCACGGGCTACGCGATGGGCGTGCAGTTCGACGGACTCTCGGGCACGGGCGATCCCGAGACCGACACCGCCGTGCTCGTCTACTACGGCGACGGGTCGACCTCGCAGGGCGACGCCAGCGAAGCGCTCCTGTTCGCCTCGAGCTACCAGACGCCGCAGGTGTTCTTCATCCAGAACAACCAGTGGGCGATCTCGGTCCCCGTCTCGCGCCAGTCCCGCAGCCCGCTCTCGCTGCGCGGCGGCGGCTTCGGCATGCCGGGCGTGCGCATCGACGGCAACGACGTGCTCATCAGCTACGCGGTCACCCGCCAGTCGCTCGAGGAGGCGCGCGCCGGCGAGGGGCCGAGCCTCATCGAGGCCGAGACCTACCGCATGGGCGCGCACACCACGGCCGACGACCCGACGAAGTACCGCACCGACGCCGAGGTGGCCTACTGGGCCGAACGCGATCCGATCACGCGGTACCGCGCGTGGCTCGAGGGCCGCGGGGCATCCGCCGCGTTCTTCGACGACGCCGACAGCGAGGCAGCGGATGCCGCGGCCGACGTCCGTCGTCGTGCGCTCGACCTGCCCGCGCCCACGCGCGAGAAGATCTTCGCCCACGTCTACAGCGAGCCGCATCCGCTCATGGACGAGGAACTGGCCTGGCTCGAGTCCTACGAGTCGGGCTTCGAGGGAGGTGCGGCATGA
- a CDS encoding glutamate decarboxylase translates to MVMQDEALEPTFTREGEATTARYTRIPEGAMLPDTAYRIVRDETMLDGNARLNLATFVGTWMDEHADRLYKDAFDKNMIDKDEYPATAAIEEYCWRILADLWNAPDRTDVIGTSTIGSSEACMLGGLALKRRWQHARRAAGKSTEKPNLIMSSAVQVCWEKFCNYFDVEMRFIDTSDEHPLMDGTGLEDVVDENTIGVVVLMGVTYTGAYEPVTKVAAKLDEIQAKTGLDIPMHIDGASGAMVAPFLQPDLEWDFRVKRVQSINTSGHKYGLVYPGVGWIVWRNVAALPDDLVFKVSYLGGSMPTFALNFSRPGAQVLLQYYRFLRLGRDGYTAIQQASQDVARYLSHGVGELDAFELITDGSDIPVFAWRLKPGHTDKWNLYHLSERLRIRGWLVPAYPLSGKQADQTVMRIVCRNGLSRDLAEDLMRDIRTETAYLDALEQPMPHPGIGPTFHH, encoded by the coding sequence ATGGTCATGCAGGACGAGGCGCTCGAGCCGACATTCACGCGCGAGGGCGAAGCCACCACCGCGCGCTACACGCGGATCCCGGAGGGCGCGATGCTCCCCGACACCGCCTACCGCATCGTGCGCGACGAGACGATGCTCGACGGCAACGCGCGACTCAACCTCGCGACGTTCGTCGGCACGTGGATGGACGAGCACGCCGATCGCCTCTACAAGGACGCGTTCGACAAGAACATGATCGACAAGGACGAGTACCCGGCGACCGCCGCGATCGAGGAGTACTGCTGGCGCATCCTCGCCGACCTGTGGAACGCACCGGATCGGACCGACGTCATCGGCACGTCCACGATCGGCTCGTCCGAGGCGTGCATGCTGGGCGGGCTCGCGTTGAAGCGCCGCTGGCAGCACGCCCGCCGGGCGGCGGGGAAGTCCACCGAGAAGCCGAACCTCATCATGAGCTCCGCGGTGCAGGTGTGCTGGGAGAAGTTCTGCAACTACTTCGACGTCGAGATGCGGTTCATCGACACGTCCGACGAGCACCCGCTCATGGACGGCACGGGCCTCGAGGACGTCGTCGACGAGAACACGATCGGCGTCGTCGTGCTCATGGGGGTCACCTACACGGGTGCGTACGAGCCCGTCACGAAGGTCGCCGCGAAGCTCGACGAGATCCAGGCGAAGACCGGCCTCGACATCCCGATGCACATCGACGGGGCATCCGGTGCCATGGTCGCGCCCTTCCTCCAGCCCGACCTCGAGTGGGACTTCCGCGTGAAGCGGGTGCAGTCGATCAACACCTCGGGCCACAAGTACGGACTCGTCTACCCCGGCGTCGGCTGGATCGTCTGGCGCAACGTCGCCGCGCTGCCCGACGACCTCGTCTTCAAGGTGAGCTACCTCGGCGGCTCGATGCCGACGTTCGCGTTGAACTTCTCCCGGCCGGGCGCCCAGGTGCTGCTGCAGTACTACCGCTTCCTGCGCCTCGGCCGCGACGGCTACACGGCGATCCAGCAGGCCTCGCAGGATGTCGCGCGCTACCTCTCGCACGGCGTCGGCGAGCTCGACGCCTTCGAGCTCATCACCGACGGCTCCGACATCCCGGTGTTCGCGTGGCGGCTGAAGCCCGGCCACACCGACAAGTGGAACCTCTACCACCTCTCGGAGCGGCTGCGCATCCGTGGCTGGCTCGTGCCCGCCTACCCGCTGTCGGGCAAGCAGGCCGACCAGACGGTCATGCGCATCGTCTGCCGCAACGGCCTCAGCCGCGACCTCGCCGAGGACCTCATGCGGGACATCAGGACCGAGACGGCCTACCTCGACGCGCTCGAGCAGCCGATGCCGCATCCGGGCATCGGGCCGACGTTCCACCACTGA
- a CDS encoding metal ABC transporter substrate-binding protein: MTPSQRSVRRRVLTATAVGAALAAGVLALASCASPVASGTAGERGPSIVATTTQVGDFTRELVGDTADVTQLLAPAQSAHGFDPSAAQLLALADADALVVNGAGLESWLDDAVSASGFDGVLIDASTGIELYGTDDHDDDADADDADAAADAGHATSDDDAGTDADAHDDHAASDDHDGHDHGDGNPHIWTDPELAEHMVHNIAHGLETVPGIDAGAVTANEDAYLAQLEALDAWIEENVDTVPEAQRLLVTNHDAFTYFIDAYDLTFVGSVIPSFDDNAEPSAAEIDDLVAKIRATGVQAVFSEASISPKAAATIASEAGVTVYSGDDALYGDSLGVEGSPGETYLGSQVHNATLILESWGVTPSPLPAVLQG; this comes from the coding sequence ATGACCCCGAGCCAGCGTTCCGTGCGCCGCCGTGTCCTCACCGCGACGGCGGTCGGCGCCGCGCTGGCGGCCGGCGTCCTGGCGCTCGCCTCGTGCGCGAGCCCCGTGGCATCCGGCACGGCGGGGGAGCGGGGCCCGTCGATCGTGGCGACGACCACCCAGGTGGGCGACTTCACCCGCGAGCTCGTGGGCGACACGGCCGACGTCACCCAGCTGCTCGCGCCCGCCCAGAGCGCCCACGGCTTCGACCCCTCGGCCGCGCAGCTGCTCGCGCTCGCCGACGCCGACGCGCTCGTGGTCAACGGCGCCGGCCTCGAGAGCTGGCTCGACGACGCCGTGAGCGCGTCGGGCTTCGACGGCGTGCTCATCGACGCGAGCACCGGCATCGAGCTCTACGGCACCGACGACCACGACGACGACGCCGACGCCGACGACGCGGATGCCGCGGCCGACGCCGGCCACGCGACGTCCGACGACGACGCAGGCACCGACGCCGACGCGCACGACGACCACGCGGCATCCGACGACCACGACGGACACGACCACGGCGACGGCAACCCGCACATCTGGACCGACCCCGAGCTCGCCGAGCACATGGTGCACAACATCGCGCACGGCCTCGAGACCGTGCCGGGCATCGACGCGGGCGCCGTCACCGCGAACGAGGACGCCTACCTCGCGCAGCTCGAGGCGCTCGACGCCTGGATCGAGGAGAACGTCGACACGGTCCCCGAGGCGCAGCGCCTGCTCGTGACGAACCACGACGCGTTCACGTACTTCATCGACGCGTACGACCTCACCTTCGTGGGCAGCGTCATCCCGAGCTTCGACGACAACGCCGAGCCGAGCGCGGCCGAGATCGACGACCTCGTCGCGAAGATCCGTGCGACCGGCGTGCAGGCGGTCTTCTCCGAGGCGTCGATCTCGCCGAAGGCGGCCGCGACGATCGCGTCCGAGGCGGGCGTCACCGTCTACTCGGGCGACGACGCACTCTACGGCGACTCGCTCGGCGTCGAGGGGTCGCCCGGCGAGACCTACCTCGGCAGCCAGGTGCACAACGCGACCCTCATCCTCGAGTCGTGGGGCGTCACGCCTTCCCCGCTCCCCGCCGTGCTGCAAGGATGA
- a CDS encoding Fur family transcriptional regulator, with amino-acid sequence MKRNTWQREAVREALDETEGFISAQALHSTLHASGSPIGLATVYRALGDLAANGEADSLQSPEGEALYRACSTTGHHHHLICRNCGLTVEIAADEVESWAKRVAAEHGFTGAAHVVDVFGLCANCTKALGADAR; translated from the coding sequence ATGAAACGCAACACCTGGCAGCGCGAAGCCGTTCGCGAGGCGCTCGACGAGACCGAGGGCTTCATCAGCGCGCAGGCGCTGCACTCGACGCTGCACGCCAGCGGGTCTCCGATCGGGCTGGCGACGGTCTACCGGGCGCTGGGCGACCTCGCCGCCAACGGTGAAGCCGACTCGCTGCAGTCGCCGGAGGGCGAGGCGCTCTACCGCGCGTGCAGCACGACCGGCCACCACCACCACCTGATCTGCCGCAACTGCGGGCTCACGGTCGAGATCGCGGCCGACGAGGTGGAGTCGTGGGCCAAGCGCGTCGCGGCCGAGCACGGGTTCACGGGCGCCGCCCACGTCGTCGACGTGTTCGGGCTGTGCGCGAACTGCACGAAGGCGCTCGGCGCCGACGCGCGCTGA
- a CDS encoding GNAT family N-acetyltransferase, producing MDLTTTPLTLHPFTVADAQRVLSGEVDPHDGWEGGYAFTDEPELLSEYVRAVRETGDPAPFGPYLVRRQRDGLAIGGVNLFGPPDADGVVEFAFGLVPAVRGQGLAVDTVVEVLGLARSAGAAAVRAEAEIGNLPARRALERAGLFESGRLGDVITYEARL from the coding sequence GTGGACCTGACGACGACGCCCCTCACGTTGCACCCGTTCACCGTCGCCGACGCCCAGCGCGTGCTGTCCGGCGAGGTCGACCCGCACGACGGCTGGGAGGGCGGCTACGCCTTCACCGACGAGCCCGAGCTCCTGAGCGAATACGTGCGTGCGGTTCGCGAGACCGGCGACCCCGCCCCATTCGGTCCCTACCTCGTGCGTCGCCAGCGCGACGGCCTGGCCATCGGGGGAGTGAACCTCTTCGGGCCGCCCGACGCCGACGGCGTGGTGGAGTTCGCCTTCGGGCTCGTCCCCGCCGTGCGCGGCCAGGGGCTCGCGGTCGACACGGTGGTCGAGGTGCTCGGGCTCGCCCGCTCCGCGGGCGCCGCCGCAGTGCGGGCCGAAGCCGAGATCGGCAACCTGCCCGCGCGTCGCGCGCTCGAGCGGGCCGGCCTCTTCGAGTCCGGCCGCCTCGGCGACGTGATCACCTACGAGGCGCGACTCTAA
- a CDS encoding SRPBCC family protein: MKVQVSTMIARPPSEVAAFTSDARNEGRWHTDILEMEVTSGDGVSAGTTYHVRTRPGMGVSEGTGTVLEHESDRTVFEWRLGDLTSVITHAVTADVGGTRFVRTVDLRFPQPMRLASPIIRPMVRKGNTRFVANLKRILEDG; the protein is encoded by the coding sequence ATGAAGGTCCAGGTGAGCACGATGATCGCGCGTCCGCCGTCCGAGGTGGCGGCCTTCACGTCCGACGCGCGCAACGAGGGACGGTGGCACACCGACATCCTCGAGATGGAGGTCACCAGCGGCGACGGTGTCTCGGCGGGCACCACGTACCACGTGCGGACCAGGCCCGGAATGGGCGTCTCCGAAGGCACGGGGACGGTCCTCGAGCACGAGTCCGACCGCACGGTCTTCGAATGGCGACTCGGCGACCTCACGTCGGTGATCACCCACGCGGTGACGGCGGACGTCGGCGGCACCCGGTTCGTCAGGACCGTGGACCTGCGCTTCCCGCAGCCCATGCGACTGGCGTCGCCGATCATCCGCCCGATGGTGCGCAAGGGCAACACGCGGTTCGTCGCGAACCTCAAGCGCATCCTCGAGGACGGATGA
- a CDS encoding metal ABC transporter ATP-binding protein — MTDSSVLRLEHAAFTHPGGGGVADLELEIAPGEAVALIGPNGAGKSTLLKGILGLVPLTAGSMHVGTSSSDAATTARDGAHARNGMIGFLPQSADLDPDFPISLEQVVMQGRYRRMGLLRWPGRADRGAVRRALETVGLAELAKRRFGELSGGQRQRGLLARALASEPALLLLDEPFNGLDQQNRDALIATLHALKAQGVAVLVSTHDLELAKLVCDAVVLVNGTQLAFGPVDDVLTLGNVQECFEGVEVEIDEHTLVVPGHEGH; from the coding sequence ATGACCGACTCCTCCGTGCTGCGGCTCGAGCATGCCGCCTTCACGCATCCGGGCGGAGGCGGCGTCGCCGACCTCGAGCTCGAGATCGCGCCGGGCGAGGCGGTGGCGCTCATCGGGCCGAACGGCGCGGGAAAGTCGACGCTGCTGAAGGGCATCCTCGGCCTGGTGCCGCTCACGGCCGGCAGCATGCACGTCGGTACGAGTTCGTCGGATGCCGCGACGACGGCTCGTGACGGAGCGCATGCCCGCAACGGCATGATCGGCTTCCTCCCTCAGTCGGCCGACCTCGACCCCGACTTCCCGATCAGCCTCGAGCAGGTCGTGATGCAGGGTCGGTACCGCCGCATGGGCCTGCTGCGCTGGCCCGGGCGCGCCGATCGCGGCGCGGTGCGCCGTGCGCTCGAGACCGTCGGACTGGCCGAGCTGGCGAAGCGCCGCTTCGGCGAGCTGTCGGGCGGGCAGCGCCAGCGCGGCCTCCTGGCCCGGGCGCTCGCCTCCGAGCCCGCGCTCCTGCTGCTCGACGAGCCGTTCAACGGCCTCGACCAGCAGAACCGCGACGCGCTCATCGCCACGCTGCACGCGCTGAAGGCGCAGGGCGTGGCCGTGCTCGTCTCGACGCACGACCTCGAGCTCGCGAAGCTCGTCTGCGACGCGGTGGTGCTCGTGAACGGCACGCAGCTCGCGTTCGGTCCCGTCGACGACGTGCTGACCCTGGGCAACGTGCAGGAGTGCTTCGAGGGCGTCGAGGTCGAGATCGACGAGCACACGCTGGTGGTTCCCGGGCACGAGGGGCATTGA
- a CDS encoding dihydrolipoamide acetyltransferase family protein, producing MSEIRFPLPDVGEGLTEAEIVQWRVAPGDRIVLDQVFVEIETAKSLVELPSAFEGVVSELLVDEGRTVDVGTPILVIQTDAPDADAAAPAPAAAAPTAPTVPAPPSGTVASHAPAASEGGGAVLVGHGSSGPAPTRRKRHPIPGGAHERLATRAEPEVPAPAPPAPAAGGDTDVAVPATTPVRPESRVPVIAKPPIRKLAKDLGVDLSRVAATGAMGEITRDDVIREASQASVFRNIQTPELPTDRETRVPVKGVRKAIANAMVQSAYSAPHVSVFVDVDASRTMEYVKRLKASPDYAGVRVSPLLIMAKAMIWAVRRNPTVNAQWTDDEIIVKHFVNLGVAAATPRGLLVPNVKEAQGMTMVELATALEQLTLTAREGKTQPAEMQGGTITVTNIGVFGMDTGTPILNPGEVAIVALGTIKQKPWVVDGEVRPRFVTTIGASFDHRVVDGDVASRFLADVASIIEEPALLLE from the coding sequence ATGAGCGAGATCCGATTCCCGTTGCCCGATGTCGGTGAGGGACTCACCGAGGCCGAGATCGTCCAGTGGCGCGTCGCGCCCGGCGACCGCATCGTCCTCGACCAGGTCTTCGTCGAGATCGAGACGGCGAAGTCGCTCGTGGAGCTGCCGAGCGCGTTCGAGGGCGTCGTCTCCGAGCTGCTCGTCGACGAGGGCCGCACGGTCGACGTCGGCACCCCGATCCTCGTGATCCAGACGGATGCCCCTGACGCGGATGCCGCGGCGCCTGCACCGGCGGCCGCGGCGCCGACGGCACCCACCGTGCCGGCTCCCCCGTCGGGCACCGTCGCGTCGCACGCGCCGGCGGCGTCGGAGGGCGGCGGCGCCGTGCTCGTGGGCCACGGCTCGTCGGGCCCCGCGCCGACGCGGCGGAAGCGGCATCCGATCCCCGGCGGGGCCCATGAGCGGCTCGCCACGCGGGCCGAGCCCGAGGTCCCGGCACCCGCTCCTCCCGCTCCCGCTGCCGGCGGCGACACGGACGTGGCTGTGCCCGCGACGACGCCCGTGCGGCCCGAGTCGCGCGTGCCCGTGATCGCGAAGCCGCCGATCCGCAAGCTCGCGAAGGACCTCGGCGTCGACCTCTCGCGCGTCGCGGCGACCGGCGCGATGGGCGAGATCACGCGCGACGACGTGATCCGCGAGGCGAGCCAGGCGAGCGTGTTCCGCAACATCCAGACGCCCGAGCTGCCCACCGACCGCGAGACGCGCGTGCCTGTGAAGGGCGTGCGCAAGGCCATCGCGAACGCGATGGTGCAGAGCGCATACTCCGCGCCGCATGTGAGCGTGTTCGTCGACGTCGACGCCTCGCGGACGATGGAGTACGTCAAGCGCCTGAAGGCGTCGCCCGACTACGCCGGCGTGCGGGTCTCGCCGCTGCTCATCATGGCGAAGGCCATGATCTGGGCCGTGCGGCGCAACCCCACGGTCAACGCGCAGTGGACCGACGACGAGATCATCGTCAAGCACTTCGTCAACCTCGGCGTCGCCGCGGCGACCCCGCGCGGCCTCCTCGTGCCCAATGTCAAGGAGGCGCAGGGAATGACCATGGTCGAGCTCGCGACGGCGCTCGAGCAGCTCACGCTGACGGCGCGCGAGGGCAAGACCCAGCCGGCCGAGATGCAGGGCGGCACGATCACCGTCACGAACATCGGCGTCTTCGGCATGGACACGGGCACGCCGATCCTCAACCCCGGCGAGGTCGCCATCGTGGCCCTGGGCACCATCAAGCAGAAGCCGTGGGTCGTCGACGGCGAGGTGCGCCCGCGCTTCGTCACCACGATCGGCGCGTCGTTCGACCACCGCGTGGTCGACGGCGACGTGGCGAGCCGGTTCCTCGCCGACGTCGCGTCGATCATCGAGGAGCCTGCGCTCCTGCTCGAGTGA
- a CDS encoding alpha-ketoacid dehydrogenase subunit beta yields MRGIQTLSMAKAITAGLREAMRGDDKVLLMGEDIGPLGGVFRVTEGLQAEFGDKRVLDTPLAESGIVGTAIGLAMRGYRPVCEIQFDGFIFPAFDQITTQLARQTVRHDGSISMPVVIRVPYGGHIGSIEHHQESPEAYFAHTPGLRVVSPSSPHDAYWMIQEAVASNDPVLFFEPKSRYWPKGPVDLDHSGMPLHASRVIRQGTDITVVGHGAMISTLLQAADIAAGEGTSIEVVDLRSLSPIDYGPLLDSVQRTGRLVVAQEAYGFVSVGSEIAATVAERAFYSLEAPVLRVSAFDTPFPPAALESEYLPSPDRVLEAVDRALAY; encoded by the coding sequence ATGCGCGGCATCCAGACCCTCTCGATGGCGAAGGCCATCACCGCAGGTCTGCGCGAGGCCATGCGCGGCGACGACAAGGTGCTGCTCATGGGCGAGGACATCGGCCCGCTCGGCGGCGTGTTCCGCGTGACCGAGGGCCTGCAGGCGGAGTTCGGCGACAAGCGCGTGCTCGACACGCCGCTCGCGGAGTCGGGAATCGTCGGCACCGCGATCGGCCTCGCGATGCGCGGCTACCGCCCCGTGTGCGAGATCCAGTTCGACGGGTTCATCTTCCCCGCCTTCGACCAGATCACCACGCAGCTCGCACGCCAGACCGTTCGCCACGACGGCTCGATCTCGATGCCCGTCGTGATCCGCGTGCCGTACGGCGGCCACATCGGCTCGATCGAGCACCACCAGGAGAGCCCCGAGGCGTACTTCGCCCACACGCCGGGCCTGCGCGTGGTCAGCCCGTCGAGCCCGCACGACGCGTACTGGATGATCCAGGAGGCCGTCGCGTCGAACGACCCCGTGCTGTTCTTCGAGCCCAAGAGCCGCTACTGGCCGAAGGGACCGGTCGACCTCGACCACTCGGGCATGCCGCTGCACGCGAGCCGGGTCATCCGCCAGGGCACCGACATCACCGTGGTGGGCCACGGCGCGATGATCTCGACGCTGCTGCAGGCCGCCGACATCGCCGCGGGCGAGGGCACGAGCATCGAGGTCGTCGACCTTCGCTCGCTCTCCCCCATCGACTACGGGCCGCTGCTCGACTCGGTGCAGCGCACCGGCCGGCTGGTCGTGGCGCAGGAGGCGTACGGCTTCGTGAGCGTCGGCTCCGAGATCGCCGCGACCGTCGCCGAGCGGGCGTTCTACTCGCTCGAGGCCCCGGTGCTGCGCGTCTCGGCCTTCGACACCCCGTTCCCGCCCGCCGCGCTCGAGTCCGAGTACCTGCCGAGCCCCGACCGGGTGCTCGAGGCCGTCGACCGCGCCCTGGCGTACTGA
- a CDS encoding metal ABC transporter permease: MSLLDALFGAFAVPFMARALLVMLVLAVVAGVVGVLVNLRGLEFISDGLTHAVFPGLAIGLAVGGTAGLIPGAAIAALAAALVLTWLDRAGVTSDAAIAVVLTATFSVGVIVVSRSDDYAGELEALLFGRVLTIPPAEVLPLVVVCAIALIAVGLSLKQQLFRAFDAGGSRAAGNSAFVLDLVLNGAVALVVVAAASTVGTLLVLALLIVPGAVARLATQRLWLLFPAAAVFAGLCSWFGLAVGFWGSVGWGVDLPAGSTIVATFVAGYALVLLVAWAAGRTRSIAPRPDDERPLDDAREARAAVAGEGR, encoded by the coding sequence ATGAGCCTGCTCGACGCCCTGTTCGGTGCGTTCGCGGTGCCGTTCATGGCCCGCGCCCTGCTCGTCATGCTCGTGCTCGCCGTCGTCGCGGGCGTCGTCGGCGTGCTCGTCAACCTGCGCGGCCTCGAGTTCATCAGCGACGGCCTCACCCACGCGGTCTTCCCCGGTCTGGCCATCGGCTTGGCGGTGGGCGGCACGGCAGGCCTGATCCCCGGTGCCGCGATCGCCGCGCTGGCGGCCGCGCTCGTGCTCACCTGGCTCGACCGGGCCGGCGTCACGTCCGACGCGGCGATCGCGGTGGTGCTCACGGCGACCTTCAGCGTCGGCGTCATCGTGGTGTCACGCAGCGACGACTACGCGGGCGAGCTCGAGGCGCTCCTGTTCGGGCGCGTCCTCACGATCCCGCCGGCCGAGGTGCTGCCGCTCGTGGTGGTCTGCGCGATCGCGCTCATCGCCGTGGGCCTCTCGCTGAAGCAGCAGCTGTTCCGCGCGTTCGACGCGGGCGGCAGCCGGGCTGCCGGCAACTCCGCCTTCGTGCTCGACCTCGTGCTCAACGGCGCCGTCGCGCTCGTGGTGGTGGCCGCGGCGAGCACGGTCGGCACGCTCCTCGTGCTCGCTCTGCTCATCGTGCCGGGCGCGGTCGCGCGGCTCGCGACGCAGCGGCTGTGGCTGCTGTTCCCCGCCGCGGCGGTGTTCGCGGGTCTCTGCTCGTGGTTCGGGCTCGCGGTCGGGTTCTGGGGATCCGTCGGCTGGGGCGTCGACCTGCCCGCCGGCAGCACCATCGTCGCGACCTTCGTCGCGGGGTACGCACTCGTGCTGCTGGTGGCATGGGCGGCCGGCCGCACGCGCAGCATCGCGCCGCGGCCCGACGATGAGCGGCCGCTCGACGACGCCCGCGAGGCACGCGCGGCCGTGGCGGGGGAGGGGCGCTGA
- a CDS encoding YrhK family protein: MSDPGSTSDGGAVGERDAASAPDAAGGATRHPVTTVRRLRREAWGFAVGSLCFFVGALPWYADWVGVVGANLTFFVGSIFFTLAAFIQLSLSGRVAPHAKMNRADRADWWAAAVQFAGTLLFNISTGAALAAAIARPDAVGIGWRPDAWGSIAFLVASTLAVVATKDRGQLWDRDARTWHGTWLNLVGSVFFGISAVGAYVIPDSGTLLNEIWANAGTALGAVCFFVAALLSRRTIPKG; the protein is encoded by the coding sequence ATGAGCGACCCGGGTTCGACGAGCGACGGGGGTGCGGTGGGCGAGCGGGATGCCGCGAGCGCACCGGATGCCGCGGGCGGGGCCACGCGGCATCCGGTCACGACCGTGCGACGACTTCGCCGCGAGGCCTGGGGCTTCGCGGTCGGCTCGCTGTGCTTCTTCGTCGGCGCGCTGCCCTGGTACGCGGACTGGGTCGGCGTCGTCGGCGCGAACCTGACGTTCTTCGTCGGCTCGATCTTCTTCACGCTCGCCGCGTTCATCCAGCTCAGCCTGAGCGGGCGCGTCGCGCCGCACGCGAAGATGAACCGGGCCGACCGCGCGGACTGGTGGGCGGCCGCCGTCCAGTTCGCCGGCACCCTGCTGTTCAACATCTCGACGGGCGCCGCGCTCGCCGCGGCCATCGCGCGCCCCGACGCGGTGGGCATCGGCTGGCGGCCCGACGCGTGGGGATCGATCGCGTTCCTCGTGGCGAGCACGCTCGCCGTCGTCGCCACGAAGGACCGCGGGCAGCTCTGGGACAGGGATGCGCGCACCTGGCACGGCACCTGGCTCAACCTCGTCGGGTCCGTCTTCTTCGGCATCTCGGCCGTGGGCGCCTACGTCATCCCCGACAGCGGCACCCTGCTCAACGAGATCTGGGCGAACGCCGGCACCGCGCTCGGCGCGGTCTGCTTCTTCGTCGCGGCGCTGCTCTCGCGGCGCACGATCCCGAAGGGCTGA
- a CDS encoding metal ABC transporter permease: protein MGYFERALVAAIVIGAGAGFVGALVVLRRRTFFAQALTHGTYPGAVAAAALGVSVPLGAAAASVVLVAVMAGIARVRRQGAQVAAGIVLTGGFAIGAILQAVIPGLPVRAESLLVGSILTVSDADIVLAASVALIAVVLVAMFGKEIAFSTFDPSGFRAAGYREWPIELLVLALIAATVVSALPAVGAILAIALIAAPAAAARLVVPTYRAILWTAPLIGAASGVIGVLASRALAVAAGPSIVLAATAFFALALGISKLRGLPLNRVAIPVETAEDARIA from the coding sequence ATGGGCTACTTCGAGCGCGCTTTGGTCGCCGCGATCGTGATCGGCGCGGGCGCGGGGTTCGTGGGCGCGCTCGTCGTGCTTCGCCGCCGCACGTTCTTCGCGCAGGCCCTGACCCACGGCACGTACCCGGGCGCGGTCGCGGCGGCGGCGCTCGGCGTGAGCGTGCCGCTCGGGGCGGCCGCGGCATCCGTCGTGCTCGTGGCCGTGATGGCGGGCATCGCCCGCGTGCGACGCCAGGGCGCGCAGGTCGCCGCGGGCATCGTGCTCACGGGCGGGTTCGCGATCGGCGCGATCCTGCAGGCGGTCATCCCGGGGCTGCCGGTGCGGGCGGAGTCGCTGCTCGTGGGCTCGATCCTCACGGTGTCCGACGCCGACATCGTGCTCGCGGCATCCGTGGCCCTCATCGCCGTCGTGCTCGTCGCGATGTTCGGCAAGGAGATCGCGTTCTCAACATTCGACCCGTCGGGCTTCCGCGCCGCCGGCTATCGCGAGTGGCCGATCGAGCTGCTCGTGCTCGCCCTGATCGCCGCGACGGTCGTGAGCGCGCTGCCGGCGGTCGGGGCGATCCTCGCGATCGCGCTCATCGCCGCGCCCGCCGCCGCGGCCCGGCTGGTCGTGCCGACGTACCGGGCGATCCTGTGGACGGCACCGCTCATCGGCGCGGCATCCGGCGTCATCGGGGTGCTGGCATCGCGGGCGCTCGCCGTCGCGGCCGGTCCGAGCATCGTGCTCGCGGCCACCGCCTTCTTCGCGCTCGCGCTGGGTATCTCCAAGCTGCGCGGACTACCGTTGAACCGAGTCGCCATCCCCGTGGAGACCGCAGAGGACGCACGCATCGCATGA